DNA sequence from the Diorhabda sublineata isolate icDioSubl1.1 chromosome 6, icDioSubl1.1, whole genome shotgun sequence genome:
TTATGGAAACATAAactatcataaaatattaatagaagCTTACATGAAATGGAAAAACGACTTTTGTTatcaataacaaataagatgacaaaaattattatttagaatagCAAACCATGCaacgtaatttttttacattaccTTTCCTGAAGGACAAAATGTTCTTACAATATTTCCACGAATTGATGATTAGTCGGCCTTTTCGAGCACTGGTGCTAGACTTAATTTGTAGGTTTGAAAAAGGTTCGACTcgataaaattgaaaagttgTTAGACCATTCCATTTAATCCCATTTTTTCCTATTCAACttgttttctctattttcattaaaatcattattttcattatctgtatcataaattttttggttattATTGTGATATTCAATGGTATTAATCACAGTTGTCCTGAATCCAGTTCTTGACGGAATTATCTTGTTTAAGCTGGCTTACCAAAATTGTGATGCCTGTTACATGCATCAAATAGTAAGGTGCCTATTGTGGGAAACAGTATGCTCCGAATTTTTGTATCATCGCAGATTCTCCTGAGCTATAGTCCAAGTCGTCACTTTATATTAATTTTGCATCTGATTTTATCGATCAAAGTTTTGAATCACTGCAGTAGATCCCAAGCATTTAAAACCTAGCCAAACGTCCAAATTGTCAAGTGGTCAAGAATTCTGCAAAACTTGCTAACTATGCAAAAGGGATGTTGAGATGAAATACGAGTACCTAAGTTCGTGTTTAAGTGTATAAATCTAAAGAAAGTTTGGAAaccatttatttatacactttttaacttttttctcaGCCAAActtccaatttcatttttttttaactttgaaattttaatttcaattataattgcGGTGAGGCGTATGAAGTTGTTCAAAAAGATTATAAATTAGTAAGTTGTGCGAGAAGctctaaaaaatatgtattaaaaacaataaataaataaaatactgttcatttttctaaaatactgTTAATACTGTAAAAAAGTTGGCAACCCTAAGATACAAAAAGTGTAAATTGTCCCATGTTCTAAAGGAAAATGTCTTAAGTTTTTTACAAAACTGTTAAGGTATGTGATTAATCAAACAAAGCACTTGTCAATCACTTTATTGCTTGTTAATAAGAACGACAAAAGACACATCTGTTCAATAGAACATATTATATGCCTGTCAAAGTACGCGTAGTGCGCATGAGTTCTTCTACAAATACATGAGCTCTTCGTAAAACTTTAAATGTAGTACTGTCAACGAAAATATGTGTTGATTTTGGGGTGAAGCTAATAACGTTTTTTTGTCTCCTAAAACgtacaatttttatacataCGATTTTTGCATAAACGTCAACGATATAGTACATGTACCATCTACTGAAAAACATCCATGGATGTTATACTCTTATTAAAACAAAGTATATTTGTTGTAATACATTATTAGATCAGACCATGTCTCTAACATATTTTCGCAGTGAATTAAAAAGccatttaaatttttgaaaccagtttatcataaataataattggtCACTTGACTAACATGGTTCATGTTAATGTTTTTGTCGAATCCACCTAATAACCAGTTATTTCCAattgttttgtttcattttgttcCTTATATTTCTTGTAAGTCGCTAGCTTTTCCTTAGGGAGTAGTATTCGGTGTCAGTTGAAGTAAtcctatatataataataataggatAGGGTGAACAATCAATACTAAGATGAACAGAACTAAATTTACGAAGGAAAAAAATGATGGGAAGCTGGAAACAAATTGTAACCAGTATGTAATGAACTACTGGAACtaagttatttcaaattattcctaAAACAATTactcaaattattgcaaatttttaaatcgatattAATGAAGTTCTTGAGAATATATCAGCTGCGATTATGTACGTGTATCTAATCTAtctaacaaaacaaaataagtgaatgaaacaaacataatttgatactttttatttttctagtatTTCTGGAGAATTGGAGACAATGGCCTAATGGACGGATACCCTGCTTTGATAAGGCGACTCTGGCATGGTTTGCCTGATACTTTGACACATGTTGACGCAGTTTACGAAAGAAATGATGGCAGAATTGTTTTCTTCATTGATGAtcaatattatgtatttttagatAATCATGTAGAAAGCGGATATCCAAAACCTTTAACCCATCTGGGTATTccaagagaaataaaaaaaatcgatggaGCAATGGTTTGGGGTCACAATggtaaaacatatttttacagCGGCAATTTATACTGGAAGTAAGTGTTATATAAATTGATAGAATATTCAACAATCCAGGGTGAGTTTTTAGTATGACAACGGaatattttccaagttttttaCAATTCTTATTAATAGATTTTCATTGATAACGGAATTATACACAGTTGTTATACTAAAAACTCGGTCTGTATATATCATTAGGGTACAAATGTGAAAAATTATGTGTTTGATGTTTAAGAAAGAAGTACAACAATCCTTTTACCCAACAACATAACTCTTTCATATTGATAATGATTTTGAGCTAAATCTTAATTGCTGTAACGTCATTCTCAGTAGATaggataaataaaattttttggattaaaatgtttatatttgtgaTGAACAATCAATTAATCAACCTCTCCATTGGTGGTTGTGTAGAAAATACCTTTTGCAATGTTGgtaaacaaaaattcttttatgcagcttgaaaatatgaagattactgatttgtatttaattttttcttttttctagatTCGAAGAAGAGATACAAAGAGTTGAATTAGATTATCCTAGGGACATATCAATGTGGAAAGGAGTTGGTACGGATATTGACGCGGTGTTCCAATGGAAAGATGGTAAATATTACTAGATATTAAGTCAATTAAATAACTTGCTGTATATTGAGGATCTTATTCTTGGCTTTACATATAATTTGTGATATATCAATCACAAGCTACTATTTTGTGCAACAATTTAATGTCGTTACCCATTTATATGAAAGAAAATGTTATCCGTTGTGCTCATGGCATTCATTTAATCGAGCACTAAAATTGTCTTTGACTACTCGACAGGTATTCTCCGTGATAGCTGCCATTTCCTGTCggatattttcttgtaaatgtACCAGGGAAGTCAATTTGTTAGCTAAACTTTAGATTTGACATAACACACAAGATAAAGTCCATAGATGTTAAATCAGGCCTGCATAAAGAGCAATTGAATTGTGTTAGGGTGCAGCCCCATGTTTGTGTAAAACATAGTGTCTAAATTCCCAACATCTAAGCTCCGAGTGACATAACTCCCACAACTATTTGAATAACTGCGCTCAAGTAATAAACAATACAAAAGTGAACGTTCTTATGAGACACTTTGTTTTATCGTACAAGAAATACTTTGTTTTGAACTGGATTCTATCTCTAAAAAAATCTAATCTGATTTGCAGTAAgaatagaatataaataaaaaagtccAGGGCATGGAGCCCATATTTCCCAAGATAAAGGGTtagcaaaaaatttataaagttcaATGTTTTTAAGAGTGAAtgtgtatttaattttttcgaaaacttaaATTGTCTTTTGGTGGTACTTTTACTAAACAAGCTAAactaataatgtttttaattatttctaaagGCGGAATGCGAGCAGCTATtagatttttctttctttcttgaaaTATACTGCTCATCATCATCATATTGTTTCTTCTGGTTCATCAATTCATTGACCGACGATAGAAAAtatacagccgcagctgtacccgcccctATATAACACCACTCACCCAATTAATTCCAAAAGATGTTGGTTCATCGAACTATTTTTTTGCTCCAATTATTCTCAGGTTTTATGCCTCACGTGGCGTGGGGGTAGGTTCATTTTAGAAACAAACCATATACCACACGAAATTGTTTGTATTTCCCGAATAAAAATACCCCATCCACTCTCTCTCCGTGAATTTGAGGTGCTTCTTTTGTATGAGTTCCTATTCAACGCAGGTTTCATCGTCTCAGgttgatgaaagaaaaaaatatattataaaattttttttttcaaaatcacttTACGCAAATTGAAAAGTATACTAAAAGTTGAAAGTTAAGGACATAATAGAAGTCGTGTCAGATAAGGTAGCCacgtaattaaaaatttattataacatttccAACAGTATGGGCgcttaaattttatataaatctctTTGAAGAATAGTAAATGTTTTCGTGTTACATCCTATTATTAAACATTCAAAGGGCTTTTACAATTAGGTTGTGCTGTCTGGATATATATCAACTGGTTCTAAATAATTCATAGAATTTAGTTATAGAAATACAAAACATTCTGATAATTTCTTTATAATGCCAAAAAAGAACTTAACTGAGGTATTGATGTTTGTTACCAATTGTTTTGCACATGAAATCATtcttcgagaaaaaaattttcatcctTAATTTACAATTTGCAATTATTTTAGGTAAAACGTATTTCTTCAAAGGCAaaggtttttggaaatttaacgATTACCACATGCGCGTTCAAGACGATGAACAAAAATTATCTGCTCCATTTTGGATGGGATGCACTAccaattatgaaaataaaaacgaccaaaataaaaataccaaagaaTATTCTGATGATGGTTATACCCAAGACAAGTTAGGTGAAAAAATGCCTTTGAGGGGCGCTTCCAATGGCGTATCCTTGACAACATCAAGTAGCTTTAGTGCTttaattttaacagttttttatattgtttatgcAGGATGACGTCTTTAACTGTAGTATATTGTCAAATTGAATGAACgatctttaaatttttttccagcaGATACCAatcttaattttattgaatagttCAATTCGGGTAAAAATTAGGATTTTCCCATCACACATGGATATGTGGAATAAAATGTGTTGCAAAAAGACAATTACGTCACATAGGAAGTAAGAGAAAGAAGTATATTATGAAAGGAACAGAAAGAGAATATGGACAAATACTTCAATAAGTCAAGGTAGTTAAGGTTTAATGAAAAGATTAagacaaaaaaacaataacacTGCGAAATGCTGTACATGAATTCCAAAAAATCCAACTTTCACAAAATTCAAGAAAACAAACAGAATTGCCAACAGAAAAAAAGAGTATAATTGCATATGCTGGCTATATTGAAGTTGTAGCAAAAGACAAAAGGtctttaatagaaataatctcAAACATGAAAAATAGTTATGAATATCCAGAATCTGCTTGAAAATAAATCTCACAAAATTTGGAAAGAAGAAGCTTGGAAAACTCTGAGGATGATGAGAAGTATATATTACCGACCGGATGAcggttcaaattatttttgaggaAATATATAGAATTCTTGGAGACGATATGATCACGTAAGTACAGTGCGGTTGTGAGAAAAAGATaaacatataagaaataatgttttgaaAGATTAAAAGTGAGACCTGAAATTTATAGAACATATACAAACAAACTTGTTGCTATCATAACTGGTAGCGACTCATTCAGgataagctaaaaaatataacaaatataccACGGAAAATCGATACTTTAGGGACCTACCACAATGCATTAGTCCTTAAAGCTTGACCTGAATGTTTTGCCACAACTAAACATCAATTAAAACAGTATTTGCACTcactaatatttaaaaatcgtttcaataactttaaaattgattaatagtatttatttttcgaaaagtaCTCCTGTACTTCATTTTTGATACTCACCTAGTCAACAAAATCTACTACTCCTCTATTTAGGGTCTTATTGGATAAAAATTAAGAAGAGCAATGAACTTTCATTCCTTCATCTCTATCAAcggaaatttgatatttaaaaattagacGGCATTAAAAACTTCAACCACATATCCTTGGCAAATGGTGAACcatatttttatccaaatttttttcaccGCCTTTCAACGATGTATCTAAGTAGTACTACTACTATGACATTATTCCTAATACAATGCTCATAATATAgcaattgatttgaattttaaaatgaaagtaGATGAAAATTATCTTTCTCTTCCTATTTCTGAATTTGGCAAGTATAAAAAGTTAAAGACTGAATCTAATAAACtcttttctaaataaaaatataaaatcccAACTGCCGATACAGTCGATGTTATCAAGATTttgtgatataaattttttttgtaattgaataacattatttaatttttttattttaagtagttttttattttttattttaagtacCCTAGATTTGGATAGTCTCGTTTGCGTCCCACCATTTCATATTATTCCTTTCTAGTTTTGGATTTCTCCACAATATTAGATCAAAACAACGCTTACTACTCTTTCAGGTATCTCCATACTAATCTTaataaactcaaaaactatgcgTAATCAGCATATTGTGTCTACCAAAAGTATGAAATGAACTTTTATGTCCCAACTTTGGAACAATTTTCAGAAagtccattttcaaaaaaacatatcaTGCAGTATGACGCCTGCTTGCGACATCATCGAATGATAAAAGTTTATTGTCTTCTGTAGCCATAATTATGCTTCTTCTAGGGTTATTAACTGTTCTTAACGAAATCAATCGTATTATTCGGGACTTTTATCTTTGTAACTACAATTgccattattataataaacttttttttgctCTGTTCACTCCTCCATgtctatatttctatatttgtaTGACCCAGTCAAAAAGTTCCACGTTTCCTTAAGTAAACGTAACAATACATTGATACTAGATAGGTAGATCTAAGTCTAAATCGACATTCACCGAGCTGATGATATaataaaactcattttataataaatttattggaaaatatattaataataggTTGTCTAAAAAAATTCTGAACAAAAAAttcctaattattttttaaaaaatgatttttcattaaattaacatcaagataatatgaaaattttatacatcGGTCCTTTATTATTACACGGTATTCGCGCAAATTACGAAGTGGGCGACATCTGttaatttcttttaaacttCAATAGAGTTGAACAACAAAACCAGAATACAaactaattttgttgttttataaacaatagaaagTGTTATATGGAATTTTAGCCTAAATAGAGAAATAATATATTCTGAGATGAAAACCACACATCCATAAGATGCActtcgaaaacaataaaaacatggTGAA
Encoded proteins:
- the LOC130445037 gene encoding matrix metalloproteinase-16-like isoform X4, whose product is MYPWYKEMENGYDYELPDDDKQAIQVLYGAPDYRSKWAKNPEYHPVPTTTTTTTTTTTTRPTRPTQRHRRPQDPRDPYGHYPYPYPTYPPYYPQKPMNPNKKHYPTPYHPDWKKYPKTYQPEVHPTRRYPPDTSPPRKSPPRTYPPRTYPPRTYPPRTNSPRTYAPRATERNYPINTPLYPTRSTPKPPPDTCNTSYDAISVIRREVFIFKDAYFWRIGDNGLMDGYPALIRRLWHGLPDTLTHVDAVYERNDGRIVFFIDDQYYVFLDNHVESGYPKPLTHLGIPREIKKIDGAMVWGHNGKTYFYSGNLYWKFEEEIQRVELDYPRDISMWKGVGTDIDAVFQWKDGKTYFFKGKGFWKFNDYHMRVQDDEQKLSAPFWMGCTTNYENKNDQNKNTKEYSDDGYTQDKLGEKMPLRGASNGVSLTTSSSFSALILTVFYIVYAG